Proteins from a single region of Penaeus monodon isolate SGIC_2016 chromosome 29, NSTDA_Pmon_1, whole genome shotgun sequence:
- the LOC119592223 gene encoding sorting nexin-14-like isoform X1 produces the protein MEAENIKVSGLLRDRNVLLLCVFVTFLSIIVSALVSLLVGALLILSFISGLILPVIIFGDGKQVPNLLAIFTGPENSGAKGEIPRSCSVCGGERCQRQHPVTAVQVSAHAHVNFAVPQSIDEALEELLNLTLDHHVYSWYREISIHDQLADEIRYIIRYAVASLASRLSKIDLTIIIIDKLLPTLINHLDSYVEGGRRVRGNTSQEAAVIQYLKAGGGLHRAVKSREDEAAYLRGVIGTVIPYLLPTKYQASSLARAFLEELLGRVLLLQAMDLLASPDTLNLLFLLLLSRDSSPWLPHKPEPEVLLLKNFASVNTHPRNSVLRSNLSSVLKDQNLLYLFHTFLKEEGAINILQFCLAVEDFNRHILDPDLTPEQLEQFHHEALELYHTYMVSSAVDRINFPSHIVSHIREIVHGEVGDIVKLRTTRPLFQAYEHAYNLLEREYLPLFMHSHAYFAHLCGTRSSQGYQKNATNSPGKSRELDQLPRKNVGKVVVKKVGSGLKHIGKQMVLKPSVVIGDEDDHTLYDIEEADDISLLMADEGGVSQSCSGLEGLTSSFRDLSAWRVSIPRVEQRLDHNNKPYYAFIVDVTRIDVTGAERPEEVHWEVERRYHEFYILETKLTEFHGEFQDNQLPPRRSLFTSKDIGFMKTRRQTFEEFLQKLLQKPALKGSQLLFLFLKTKDEFTNTYLPDVSIGRFIRDVPRKLMKERGQHLDAFINVFLSSTVTQNKSKAKNEIEEGSLAREQPEDLQAKSSLTTTLFGDNAKSLPLPSHEPPPPPPTTMTVNGVFDTVLYIAVRVYGLSINALRWLMCVRVLAGNTLDAAVSWFLRRKLSLALAPPRIVKLIHLIRDALFVDPPIERTEQDRRLREKELRQEVIALLPQWVQNRLFTQDLYTEGANTLVTLFQQPILNKQLSYVLLDAVLDQLFPELDFDPELSPFLTS, from the exons ATGGAGGCGGAGAACATTAAGGTTTCTGGCCTCTTAAGGGACCGGAATGTCCTGCTTTTATGCGTTTTCGTGACTTTTCTGAGCATCATAGTGTCTGCTCTAGTCag tcttcttGTAGGAGCCCTGCTGATCCTATCCTTCATCAGCGGGTTAATTCTACCTGTCATCATATTTGG TGATGGGAAGCAAGTCCCTAACCTCTTAGCCATTTTTACTGGCCCCGAGAACTCGGGTGCAAAGGGGGAAATTCCGAGGTCATGCTCCGTGTGCGGAGGGGAGCGCTGTCAGAGGCAGCACCCTGTCACTGCTGTGCAGGTCTCGGCTCATGCACATGTCAACTTCGCTGTTCCACAGAGCATAGACGAGGCCTTGGAGGAG TTGCTGAACTTAACGCTGGACCACCATGTGTACAGCTGGTACCGAGAAATTTCTATTCATGACCAGCTCGCAGATGAGATTCGCTACATCATCAGATATGCTGTTGCTTCTCTGGCCAGTAGACTCTCCAAG ATTGACttgacaatcatcatcattgataagcTTCTGCCGACCCTAATCAACCACCTGGATAGCTATGTCGAAGGGGGTCGTCGTGTGCGGGGAAACACATCCCAGGAGGCAGCTGTCATCCAGTACCTGAAGGCTGGGGGGGGGTTGCACCGAGCAGTCAAATCAAGGGAAGATGAGGCAGCGTACCTCAGGGGGGTCATTGGCACAGTCATCCCCTACTTGCTGCCCACCAAGTACCAGGCTAGCAG CCTGGCCCGAGCCTTCCTGGAGGAACTCTTAGGGCGGGTGCTGCTCCTGCAAGCGATGGACCTCCTGGCCAGCCCAGACACCCTCAACCTCTTGTTCCTGCTGCTGCTGAGTCGGGACTCCTCACCCTGGCTGCCTCACAAGCCCGAGCCGGAGGTCCTATTGCTCAAGAACTTTGCCTCAGTCAATACTCACCCTCGCAACTCT GTCTTGAGGAGCAACTTGTCCTCTGTGCTGAAGGATCaaaatcttctttatttattccaCACTTTCCTGAAGGAGGAAGGAGCTATCAACATTCTGCAGTTCTGTCTAGCTGTCG AGGACTTCAACCGCCACATCCTGGATCCTGACTTGACCCCAGAGCAGCTGGAACAGTTCCATCATGAGGCTTTAGAACTCTACCACACGTACATGGTGTCCTCAGCCGTTGACAGGATCAACTTCCCATCTCATATAGTTTCACATATAAGAGAAA TTGTGCATGGGGAAGTGGGAGACATAGTGAAACTGCGTACAACTCGACCACTCTTCCAGGCCTATGAGCATGCTTATAATCTCTTAGAGAGAGAATATCTGCCTCTGTTCATGCATAGTCATGCG tATTTTGCTCACCTTTGTGGGACAAGAAGCTCACAAGGTTatcaaaaaaatgcaacaaa CTCTCCAGGGAAAAGCag GGAGTTGGATCAGCTCCCTAGGAAGAATGTAGGTAAAGTAGTGGTGAAGAAGGTGGGTAGTGGCCTCAAGCACATTGGCAAACAGATGGTTCTCAAACCCTCCGTGGTCATCGGCGACGAGGACGACCACACACTCTATGATATAGAAGAAGCAGATGATATATCTTTGCTCATG GCTGACGAGGGAGGCGTATCACAGTCGTGCAGTGGCCTAGAGGGGCTCACTTCAAGCTTCCGTGACCTCAGCGCCTGGAGGGTCAGCATCCCACGCGTCGAGCAGCGCCTGGACCACAACAACAAGCCCTATTATGCATTCATTGTGGATGTTACCAGGATTGATGTAACTGGAG CTGAGAGACCAGAGGAGGtgcactgggaggtggagaggcgGTACCATGAGTTCTACATCCTGGAGACCAAGCTGACCGAATTCCATGGGGAGTTCCAGGACAACCAGCTGCCCCCACGGCGATCCCTCTTCACGTCAAAGGACATCGGGTTCATGAAAACTCGCAGACAG ACCTTCGAAGAGTTCCTGCAGAAGCTCTTACAGAAGCCGGCACTGAAGGGCTCGCAGCTGCTGTTCCTCTTCCTGAAGACAAAAGACGAGTTCACCAACACATATTTGCCTGATGTCTCCATTGGCCGCTTTATCCGGGACGTTCCTCGCAAGCTAATGAAGGAGCGCGGACAGCACTTGGACGCCTTCATCAATGTCTTCTTGTCCTCGACTGTCACGCAGAACAAGAGCAAAGCCAA GAATGAAATCGAGGAAGGGTCGTTGGCCAGAGAGCAGCCTGAGGACCTCCAAGCGAAGAGCAGCCTCACCACCACCCTTTTTGGAGACAACGCCAAGAGCCTGCCCCTGCCTTCGCATgagcctcccccacctccacccaccaccaTGACAGTGAATGGCGTTTTCGATACTGTCCTTTACATAG CTGTGCGTGTATATGGACTGTCTATTAACGCCCTAAGATGGctgatgtgtgttcgtgtgttggcTGGAAACACTTTAGACGCAGCTGTCAGTTGGTTTCTCAGGAGAAAGCTGTCTCTTGCACTGGCGCCCCCTAGGATAGTAAAACTCATTCACCTTATTAGAG ATGCTTTGTTTGTTGATCCCCCCATTGAAAGGACGGAACAAGACCGTAGGCTGAGGGAGAAGGAGCTACGTCAGGAAGTGATTGCTTTACTGCCGCAGTGGGTGCAGAACAGACTTTTCACACAGGACTTGTACACTGAAGGAGCCAATACTCTAGTCACCCTCTTTCAACAACCCATACTCAATAAACAG ttatcctATGTCCTTCTGGATGCAGTATTAGATCAATTATTCCCAGAGCTGGACTTCGATCCAGAACTGTCTCCGTTCCTCACCAGCTGA
- the LOC119592223 gene encoding sorting nexin-14-like isoform X2: protein MEAENIKVSGLLRDRNVLLLCVFVTFLSIIVSALVSLLVGALLILSFISGLILPVIIFGDGKQVPNLLAIFTGPENSGAKGEIPRSCSVCGGERCQRQHPVTAVQVSAHAHVNFAVPQSIDEALEELLNLTLDHHVYSWYREISIHDQLADEIRYIIRYAVASLASRLSKIDLTIIIIDKLLPTLINHLDSYVEGGRRVRGNTSQEAAVIQYLKAGGGLHRAVKSREDEAAYLRGVIGTVIPYLLPTKYQASSLARAFLEELLGRVLLLQAMDLLASPDTLNLLFLLLLSRDSSPWLPHKPEPEVLLLKNFASVNTHPRNSVLRSNLSSVLKDQNLLYLFHTFLKEEGAINILQFCLAVEDFNRHILDPDLTPEQLEQFHHEALELYHTYMVSSAVDRINFPSHIVSHIREIVHGEVGDIVKLRTTRPLFQAYEHAYNLLEREYLPLFMHSHAYFAHLCGTRSSQGYQKNATKELDQLPRKNVGKVVVKKVGSGLKHIGKQMVLKPSVVIGDEDDHTLYDIEEADDISLLMADEGGVSQSCSGLEGLTSSFRDLSAWRVSIPRVEQRLDHNNKPYYAFIVDVTRIDVTGAERPEEVHWEVERRYHEFYILETKLTEFHGEFQDNQLPPRRSLFTSKDIGFMKTRRQTFEEFLQKLLQKPALKGSQLLFLFLKTKDEFTNTYLPDVSIGRFIRDVPRKLMKERGQHLDAFINVFLSSTVTQNKSKAKNEIEEGSLAREQPEDLQAKSSLTTTLFGDNAKSLPLPSHEPPPPPPTTMTVNGVFDTVLYIAVRVYGLSINALRWLMCVRVLAGNTLDAAVSWFLRRKLSLALAPPRIVKLIHLIRDALFVDPPIERTEQDRRLREKELRQEVIALLPQWVQNRLFTQDLYTEGANTLVTLFQQPILNKQLSYVLLDAVLDQLFPELDFDPELSPFLTS from the exons ATGGAGGCGGAGAACATTAAGGTTTCTGGCCTCTTAAGGGACCGGAATGTCCTGCTTTTATGCGTTTTCGTGACTTTTCTGAGCATCATAGTGTCTGCTCTAGTCag tcttcttGTAGGAGCCCTGCTGATCCTATCCTTCATCAGCGGGTTAATTCTACCTGTCATCATATTTGG TGATGGGAAGCAAGTCCCTAACCTCTTAGCCATTTTTACTGGCCCCGAGAACTCGGGTGCAAAGGGGGAAATTCCGAGGTCATGCTCCGTGTGCGGAGGGGAGCGCTGTCAGAGGCAGCACCCTGTCACTGCTGTGCAGGTCTCGGCTCATGCACATGTCAACTTCGCTGTTCCACAGAGCATAGACGAGGCCTTGGAGGAG TTGCTGAACTTAACGCTGGACCACCATGTGTACAGCTGGTACCGAGAAATTTCTATTCATGACCAGCTCGCAGATGAGATTCGCTACATCATCAGATATGCTGTTGCTTCTCTGGCCAGTAGACTCTCCAAG ATTGACttgacaatcatcatcattgataagcTTCTGCCGACCCTAATCAACCACCTGGATAGCTATGTCGAAGGGGGTCGTCGTGTGCGGGGAAACACATCCCAGGAGGCAGCTGTCATCCAGTACCTGAAGGCTGGGGGGGGGTTGCACCGAGCAGTCAAATCAAGGGAAGATGAGGCAGCGTACCTCAGGGGGGTCATTGGCACAGTCATCCCCTACTTGCTGCCCACCAAGTACCAGGCTAGCAG CCTGGCCCGAGCCTTCCTGGAGGAACTCTTAGGGCGGGTGCTGCTCCTGCAAGCGATGGACCTCCTGGCCAGCCCAGACACCCTCAACCTCTTGTTCCTGCTGCTGCTGAGTCGGGACTCCTCACCCTGGCTGCCTCACAAGCCCGAGCCGGAGGTCCTATTGCTCAAGAACTTTGCCTCAGTCAATACTCACCCTCGCAACTCT GTCTTGAGGAGCAACTTGTCCTCTGTGCTGAAGGATCaaaatcttctttatttattccaCACTTTCCTGAAGGAGGAAGGAGCTATCAACATTCTGCAGTTCTGTCTAGCTGTCG AGGACTTCAACCGCCACATCCTGGATCCTGACTTGACCCCAGAGCAGCTGGAACAGTTCCATCATGAGGCTTTAGAACTCTACCACACGTACATGGTGTCCTCAGCCGTTGACAGGATCAACTTCCCATCTCATATAGTTTCACATATAAGAGAAA TTGTGCATGGGGAAGTGGGAGACATAGTGAAACTGCGTACAACTCGACCACTCTTCCAGGCCTATGAGCATGCTTATAATCTCTTAGAGAGAGAATATCTGCCTCTGTTCATGCATAGTCATGCG tATTTTGCTCACCTTTGTGGGACAAGAAGCTCACAAGGTTatcaaaaaaatgcaacaaa GGAGTTGGATCAGCTCCCTAGGAAGAATGTAGGTAAAGTAGTGGTGAAGAAGGTGGGTAGTGGCCTCAAGCACATTGGCAAACAGATGGTTCTCAAACCCTCCGTGGTCATCGGCGACGAGGACGACCACACACTCTATGATATAGAAGAAGCAGATGATATATCTTTGCTCATG GCTGACGAGGGAGGCGTATCACAGTCGTGCAGTGGCCTAGAGGGGCTCACTTCAAGCTTCCGTGACCTCAGCGCCTGGAGGGTCAGCATCCCACGCGTCGAGCAGCGCCTGGACCACAACAACAAGCCCTATTATGCATTCATTGTGGATGTTACCAGGATTGATGTAACTGGAG CTGAGAGACCAGAGGAGGtgcactgggaggtggagaggcgGTACCATGAGTTCTACATCCTGGAGACCAAGCTGACCGAATTCCATGGGGAGTTCCAGGACAACCAGCTGCCCCCACGGCGATCCCTCTTCACGTCAAAGGACATCGGGTTCATGAAAACTCGCAGACAG ACCTTCGAAGAGTTCCTGCAGAAGCTCTTACAGAAGCCGGCACTGAAGGGCTCGCAGCTGCTGTTCCTCTTCCTGAAGACAAAAGACGAGTTCACCAACACATATTTGCCTGATGTCTCCATTGGCCGCTTTATCCGGGACGTTCCTCGCAAGCTAATGAAGGAGCGCGGACAGCACTTGGACGCCTTCATCAATGTCTTCTTGTCCTCGACTGTCACGCAGAACAAGAGCAAAGCCAA GAATGAAATCGAGGAAGGGTCGTTGGCCAGAGAGCAGCCTGAGGACCTCCAAGCGAAGAGCAGCCTCACCACCACCCTTTTTGGAGACAACGCCAAGAGCCTGCCCCTGCCTTCGCATgagcctcccccacctccacccaccaccaTGACAGTGAATGGCGTTTTCGATACTGTCCTTTACATAG CTGTGCGTGTATATGGACTGTCTATTAACGCCCTAAGATGGctgatgtgtgttcgtgtgttggcTGGAAACACTTTAGACGCAGCTGTCAGTTGGTTTCTCAGGAGAAAGCTGTCTCTTGCACTGGCGCCCCCTAGGATAGTAAAACTCATTCACCTTATTAGAG ATGCTTTGTTTGTTGATCCCCCCATTGAAAGGACGGAACAAGACCGTAGGCTGAGGGAGAAGGAGCTACGTCAGGAAGTGATTGCTTTACTGCCGCAGTGGGTGCAGAACAGACTTTTCACACAGGACTTGTACACTGAAGGAGCCAATACTCTAGTCACCCTCTTTCAACAACCCATACTCAATAAACAG ttatcctATGTCCTTCTGGATGCAGTATTAGATCAATTATTCCCAGAGCTGGACTTCGATCCAGAACTGTCTCCGTTCCTCACCAGCTGA
- the LOC119592223 gene encoding sorting nexin-14-like isoform X4: MEAENIKVSGLLRDRNVLLLCVFVTFLSIIVSALVSLLVGALLILSFISGLILPVIIFGDGKQVPNLLAIFTGPENSGAKGEIPRSCSVCGGERCQRQHPVTAVQVSAHAHVNFAVPQSIDEALEELLNLTLDHHVYSWYREISIHDQLADEIRYIIRYAVASLASRLSKIDLTIIIIDKLLPTLINHLDSYVEGGRRVRGNTSQEAAVIQYLKAGGGLHRAVKSREDEAAYLRGVIGTVIPYLLPTKYQASSLARAFLEELLGRVLLLQAMDLLASPDTLNLLFLLLLSRDSSPWLPHKPEPEVLLLKNFASVNTHPRNSVLRSNLSSVLKDQNLLYLFHTFLKEEGAINILQFCLAVEDFNRHILDPDLTPEQLEQFHHEALELYHTYMVSSAVDRINFPSHIVSHIREIVHGEVGDIVKLRTTRPLFQAYEHAYNLLEREYLPLFMHSHAYFAHLCGTRSSQGYQKNATKHRRTDSSSSATFSPFKSRISKAQADEGGVSQSCSGLEGLTSSFRDLSAWRVSIPRVEQRLDHNNKPYYAFIVDVTRIDVTGAERPEEVHWEVERRYHEFYILETKLTEFHGEFQDNQLPPRRSLFTSKDIGFMKTRRQTFEEFLQKLLQKPALKGSQLLFLFLKTKDEFTNTYLPDVSIGRFIRDVPRKLMKERGQHLDAFINVFLSSTVTQNKSKAKNEIEEGSLAREQPEDLQAKSSLTTTLFGDNAKSLPLPSHEPPPPPPTTMTVNGVFDTVLYIAVRVYGLSINALRWLMCVRVLAGNTLDAAVSWFLRRKLSLALAPPRIVKLIHLIRDALFVDPPIERTEQDRRLREKELRQEVIALLPQWVQNRLFTQDLYTEGANTLVTLFQQPILNKQLSYVLLDAVLDQLFPELDFDPELSPFLTS, from the exons ATGGAGGCGGAGAACATTAAGGTTTCTGGCCTCTTAAGGGACCGGAATGTCCTGCTTTTATGCGTTTTCGTGACTTTTCTGAGCATCATAGTGTCTGCTCTAGTCag tcttcttGTAGGAGCCCTGCTGATCCTATCCTTCATCAGCGGGTTAATTCTACCTGTCATCATATTTGG TGATGGGAAGCAAGTCCCTAACCTCTTAGCCATTTTTACTGGCCCCGAGAACTCGGGTGCAAAGGGGGAAATTCCGAGGTCATGCTCCGTGTGCGGAGGGGAGCGCTGTCAGAGGCAGCACCCTGTCACTGCTGTGCAGGTCTCGGCTCATGCACATGTCAACTTCGCTGTTCCACAGAGCATAGACGAGGCCTTGGAGGAG TTGCTGAACTTAACGCTGGACCACCATGTGTACAGCTGGTACCGAGAAATTTCTATTCATGACCAGCTCGCAGATGAGATTCGCTACATCATCAGATATGCTGTTGCTTCTCTGGCCAGTAGACTCTCCAAG ATTGACttgacaatcatcatcattgataagcTTCTGCCGACCCTAATCAACCACCTGGATAGCTATGTCGAAGGGGGTCGTCGTGTGCGGGGAAACACATCCCAGGAGGCAGCTGTCATCCAGTACCTGAAGGCTGGGGGGGGGTTGCACCGAGCAGTCAAATCAAGGGAAGATGAGGCAGCGTACCTCAGGGGGGTCATTGGCACAGTCATCCCCTACTTGCTGCCCACCAAGTACCAGGCTAGCAG CCTGGCCCGAGCCTTCCTGGAGGAACTCTTAGGGCGGGTGCTGCTCCTGCAAGCGATGGACCTCCTGGCCAGCCCAGACACCCTCAACCTCTTGTTCCTGCTGCTGCTGAGTCGGGACTCCTCACCCTGGCTGCCTCACAAGCCCGAGCCGGAGGTCCTATTGCTCAAGAACTTTGCCTCAGTCAATACTCACCCTCGCAACTCT GTCTTGAGGAGCAACTTGTCCTCTGTGCTGAAGGATCaaaatcttctttatttattccaCACTTTCCTGAAGGAGGAAGGAGCTATCAACATTCTGCAGTTCTGTCTAGCTGTCG AGGACTTCAACCGCCACATCCTGGATCCTGACTTGACCCCAGAGCAGCTGGAACAGTTCCATCATGAGGCTTTAGAACTCTACCACACGTACATGGTGTCCTCAGCCGTTGACAGGATCAACTTCCCATCTCATATAGTTTCACATATAAGAGAAA TTGTGCATGGGGAAGTGGGAGACATAGTGAAACTGCGTACAACTCGACCACTCTTCCAGGCCTATGAGCATGCTTATAATCTCTTAGAGAGAGAATATCTGCCTCTGTTCATGCATAGTCATGCG tATTTTGCTCACCTTTGTGGGACAAGAAGCTCACAAGGTTatcaaaaaaatgcaacaaa ACACCGCAGAACAGATTCCAGCTCTTCGGCCACATTCTCTCCGTTCAAGAGTCGCATTAGCAAAGCACAG GCTGACGAGGGAGGCGTATCACAGTCGTGCAGTGGCCTAGAGGGGCTCACTTCAAGCTTCCGTGACCTCAGCGCCTGGAGGGTCAGCATCCCACGCGTCGAGCAGCGCCTGGACCACAACAACAAGCCCTATTATGCATTCATTGTGGATGTTACCAGGATTGATGTAACTGGAG CTGAGAGACCAGAGGAGGtgcactgggaggtggagaggcgGTACCATGAGTTCTACATCCTGGAGACCAAGCTGACCGAATTCCATGGGGAGTTCCAGGACAACCAGCTGCCCCCACGGCGATCCCTCTTCACGTCAAAGGACATCGGGTTCATGAAAACTCGCAGACAG ACCTTCGAAGAGTTCCTGCAGAAGCTCTTACAGAAGCCGGCACTGAAGGGCTCGCAGCTGCTGTTCCTCTTCCTGAAGACAAAAGACGAGTTCACCAACACATATTTGCCTGATGTCTCCATTGGCCGCTTTATCCGGGACGTTCCTCGCAAGCTAATGAAGGAGCGCGGACAGCACTTGGACGCCTTCATCAATGTCTTCTTGTCCTCGACTGTCACGCAGAACAAGAGCAAAGCCAA GAATGAAATCGAGGAAGGGTCGTTGGCCAGAGAGCAGCCTGAGGACCTCCAAGCGAAGAGCAGCCTCACCACCACCCTTTTTGGAGACAACGCCAAGAGCCTGCCCCTGCCTTCGCATgagcctcccccacctccacccaccaccaTGACAGTGAATGGCGTTTTCGATACTGTCCTTTACATAG CTGTGCGTGTATATGGACTGTCTATTAACGCCCTAAGATGGctgatgtgtgttcgtgtgttggcTGGAAACACTTTAGACGCAGCTGTCAGTTGGTTTCTCAGGAGAAAGCTGTCTCTTGCACTGGCGCCCCCTAGGATAGTAAAACTCATTCACCTTATTAGAG ATGCTTTGTTTGTTGATCCCCCCATTGAAAGGACGGAACAAGACCGTAGGCTGAGGGAGAAGGAGCTACGTCAGGAAGTGATTGCTTTACTGCCGCAGTGGGTGCAGAACAGACTTTTCACACAGGACTTGTACACTGAAGGAGCCAATACTCTAGTCACCCTCTTTCAACAACCCATACTCAATAAACAG ttatcctATGTCCTTCTGGATGCAGTATTAGATCAATTATTCCCAGAGCTGGACTTCGATCCAGAACTGTCTCCGTTCCTCACCAGCTGA
- the LOC119592223 gene encoding sorting nexin-14-like isoform X3 — protein MEAENIKVSGLLRDRNVLLLCVFVTFLSIIVSALVSLLVGALLILSFISGLILPVIIFGDGKQVPNLLAIFTGPENSGAKGEIPRSCSVCGGERCQRQHPVTAVQVSAHAHVNFAVPQSIDEALEELLNLTLDHHVYSWYREISIHDQLADEIRYIIRYAVASLASRLSKIDLTIIIIDKLLPTLINHLDSYVEGGRRVRGNTSQEAAVIQYLKAGGGLHRAVKSREDEAAYLRGVIGTVIPYLLPTKYQASSLARAFLEELLGRVLLLQAMDLLASPDTLNLLFLLLLSRDSSPWLPHKPEPEVLLLKNFASVNTHPRNSVLRSNLSSVLKDQNLLYLFHTFLKEEGAINILQFCLAVEDFNRHILDPDLTPEQLEQFHHEALELYHTYMVSSAVDRINFPSHIVSHIREIVHGEVGDIVKLRTTRPLFQAYEHAYNLLEREYLPLFMHSHAYFAHLCGTRSSQGYQKNATNSPGKSRHRRTDSSSSATFSPFKSRISKAQADEGGVSQSCSGLEGLTSSFRDLSAWRVSIPRVEQRLDHNNKPYYAFIVDVTRIDVTGAERPEEVHWEVERRYHEFYILETKLTEFHGEFQDNQLPPRRSLFTSKDIGFMKTRRQTFEEFLQKLLQKPALKGSQLLFLFLKTKDEFTNTYLPDVSIGRFIRDVPRKLMKERGQHLDAFINVFLSSTVTQNKSKAKNEIEEGSLAREQPEDLQAKSSLTTTLFGDNAKSLPLPSHEPPPPPPTTMTVNGVFDTVLYIAVRVYGLSINALRWLMCVRVLAGNTLDAAVSWFLRRKLSLALAPPRIVKLIHLIRDALFVDPPIERTEQDRRLREKELRQEVIALLPQWVQNRLFTQDLYTEGANTLVTLFQQPILNKQLSYVLLDAVLDQLFPELDFDPELSPFLTS, from the exons ATGGAGGCGGAGAACATTAAGGTTTCTGGCCTCTTAAGGGACCGGAATGTCCTGCTTTTATGCGTTTTCGTGACTTTTCTGAGCATCATAGTGTCTGCTCTAGTCag tcttcttGTAGGAGCCCTGCTGATCCTATCCTTCATCAGCGGGTTAATTCTACCTGTCATCATATTTGG TGATGGGAAGCAAGTCCCTAACCTCTTAGCCATTTTTACTGGCCCCGAGAACTCGGGTGCAAAGGGGGAAATTCCGAGGTCATGCTCCGTGTGCGGAGGGGAGCGCTGTCAGAGGCAGCACCCTGTCACTGCTGTGCAGGTCTCGGCTCATGCACATGTCAACTTCGCTGTTCCACAGAGCATAGACGAGGCCTTGGAGGAG TTGCTGAACTTAACGCTGGACCACCATGTGTACAGCTGGTACCGAGAAATTTCTATTCATGACCAGCTCGCAGATGAGATTCGCTACATCATCAGATATGCTGTTGCTTCTCTGGCCAGTAGACTCTCCAAG ATTGACttgacaatcatcatcattgataagcTTCTGCCGACCCTAATCAACCACCTGGATAGCTATGTCGAAGGGGGTCGTCGTGTGCGGGGAAACACATCCCAGGAGGCAGCTGTCATCCAGTACCTGAAGGCTGGGGGGGGGTTGCACCGAGCAGTCAAATCAAGGGAAGATGAGGCAGCGTACCTCAGGGGGGTCATTGGCACAGTCATCCCCTACTTGCTGCCCACCAAGTACCAGGCTAGCAG CCTGGCCCGAGCCTTCCTGGAGGAACTCTTAGGGCGGGTGCTGCTCCTGCAAGCGATGGACCTCCTGGCCAGCCCAGACACCCTCAACCTCTTGTTCCTGCTGCTGCTGAGTCGGGACTCCTCACCCTGGCTGCCTCACAAGCCCGAGCCGGAGGTCCTATTGCTCAAGAACTTTGCCTCAGTCAATACTCACCCTCGCAACTCT GTCTTGAGGAGCAACTTGTCCTCTGTGCTGAAGGATCaaaatcttctttatttattccaCACTTTCCTGAAGGAGGAAGGAGCTATCAACATTCTGCAGTTCTGTCTAGCTGTCG AGGACTTCAACCGCCACATCCTGGATCCTGACTTGACCCCAGAGCAGCTGGAACAGTTCCATCATGAGGCTTTAGAACTCTACCACACGTACATGGTGTCCTCAGCCGTTGACAGGATCAACTTCCCATCTCATATAGTTTCACATATAAGAGAAA TTGTGCATGGGGAAGTGGGAGACATAGTGAAACTGCGTACAACTCGACCACTCTTCCAGGCCTATGAGCATGCTTATAATCTCTTAGAGAGAGAATATCTGCCTCTGTTCATGCATAGTCATGCG tATTTTGCTCACCTTTGTGGGACAAGAAGCTCACAAGGTTatcaaaaaaatgcaacaaa CTCTCCAGGGAAAAGCag ACACCGCAGAACAGATTCCAGCTCTTCGGCCACATTCTCTCCGTTCAAGAGTCGCATTAGCAAAGCACAG GCTGACGAGGGAGGCGTATCACAGTCGTGCAGTGGCCTAGAGGGGCTCACTTCAAGCTTCCGTGACCTCAGCGCCTGGAGGGTCAGCATCCCACGCGTCGAGCAGCGCCTGGACCACAACAACAAGCCCTATTATGCATTCATTGTGGATGTTACCAGGATTGATGTAACTGGAG CTGAGAGACCAGAGGAGGtgcactgggaggtggagaggcgGTACCATGAGTTCTACATCCTGGAGACCAAGCTGACCGAATTCCATGGGGAGTTCCAGGACAACCAGCTGCCCCCACGGCGATCCCTCTTCACGTCAAAGGACATCGGGTTCATGAAAACTCGCAGACAG ACCTTCGAAGAGTTCCTGCAGAAGCTCTTACAGAAGCCGGCACTGAAGGGCTCGCAGCTGCTGTTCCTCTTCCTGAAGACAAAAGACGAGTTCACCAACACATATTTGCCTGATGTCTCCATTGGCCGCTTTATCCGGGACGTTCCTCGCAAGCTAATGAAGGAGCGCGGACAGCACTTGGACGCCTTCATCAATGTCTTCTTGTCCTCGACTGTCACGCAGAACAAGAGCAAAGCCAA GAATGAAATCGAGGAAGGGTCGTTGGCCAGAGAGCAGCCTGAGGACCTCCAAGCGAAGAGCAGCCTCACCACCACCCTTTTTGGAGACAACGCCAAGAGCCTGCCCCTGCCTTCGCATgagcctcccccacctccacccaccaccaTGACAGTGAATGGCGTTTTCGATACTGTCCTTTACATAG CTGTGCGTGTATATGGACTGTCTATTAACGCCCTAAGATGGctgatgtgtgttcgtgtgttggcTGGAAACACTTTAGACGCAGCTGTCAGTTGGTTTCTCAGGAGAAAGCTGTCTCTTGCACTGGCGCCCCCTAGGATAGTAAAACTCATTCACCTTATTAGAG ATGCTTTGTTTGTTGATCCCCCCATTGAAAGGACGGAACAAGACCGTAGGCTGAGGGAGAAGGAGCTACGTCAGGAAGTGATTGCTTTACTGCCGCAGTGGGTGCAGAACAGACTTTTCACACAGGACTTGTACACTGAAGGAGCCAATACTCTAGTCACCCTCTTTCAACAACCCATACTCAATAAACAG ttatcctATGTCCTTCTGGATGCAGTATTAGATCAATTATTCCCAGAGCTGGACTTCGATCCAGAACTGTCTCCGTTCCTCACCAGCTGA